GGTGAGGTCGCCGCGGCGGCGGCGGGCGTAGGCCTCGAGGAGCCCGGCGTAGACGCGGAGCGGCGGGGCGACGGCGGGCTCGCGCGCGAGGGCGCCGAGCGTCTCCTCGACCTGGGCGGGCTCGCCTTGATCCCACTCCTGCCAGATCTGGCGGAGCGGGACGTAGCCGAGCGGCATTCCTCCGCGGACCACGTCGTCGGACAGCTTCGTCAGCCGCGGGAGCCGCTGCCCCACGTCCGCGGCGGCGAGGCCGGGCACCACGGCGAAGAGCACCGCGCAGAAGAAGAGGAGACGCTTCACGGCGCAGGGTTTTCCGCCGCGCGCTCCCCCGCGTCAAGGTCAGCGAGATGGCGCTCGAGTTGCAATGCTCGCGTTCGTGCCTCCCTCCGCCATCTGGTGTAAGAACGACCTCGTGTCCTCGGCCCTGGAATCCGAGCCCCCGCCCTCCGTGCGGCTGAAGCGCTCGTCCGTGGTCAAGGGCCTCATCAAGACGATCCGGCCACACCAGTGGGTGAAGAACCTGTTCGTGATGGCGCCGATGTTCTTCCACAAGGACCTCTTCGGCACCTCCGTCGGGAGCGGCGATCCGACGCTGAACCTGATGGTCGCGGGGAAGGCCTTCGCCGCGACGGCGGTGTTCTGCCTCCTCGCGGGCGCGGTCTACACGATCAACGACCTCGTCGACGTCGAGGCCGATCGCATCCACCCGGTGAAGCGCGAGCGACCGATCGCGAGCGGCGTCGTCCCGGAGAACATGGCGCGCGGCTTCGCCGGGCTCCTCGTCGTCCTCGCGTTCGCGATCAGCCTCGGCACGCTCCGCCTCCACGAGGGGACGCTCAACTGGGCGTTCACCGGCGTCGCCGCGCTCTATTTCGTCGAGAACATCGCCTACAGCTTCAAGCTCAAGAAGGTCGCGTTCCTCGACGTCGGTCTCATCTCGTTCGGCTTCGTGCTCCGCGTCCTCGCCGGCGGCTACGCGACGGAGACGAAGGTGAGCTGGTACATGCTCGCGTGCACGGCGGGCATCGCGCTCTTCCTCGGCTTCGGCAAGCGCCGGCACGAGCTCGAAGGCGCCACCGCGGGCAAGCAGCGCGCGGCGCTCGAGGCGTACACGAAGCGGTCGCTCACGGTGGCCCTCGCCGTCACGGGCATCGCGACCGCCGCGACGTACGTGGCCTACACGCTCGACAAGGACACGGAGGCGTTCTTCCAGACCGACAAGCTCTGGTTGACCGCGCCTTTCACGCTCTTCGGCATCTATCGCTTCCTCATGTTGGTCTCCGGCCGCGCCGGCCGCGGCCGCAAGGCGGAGAGCCCGACCCAGGAAATGCTGAGCGACGTCCCGTTCGTGCTGAACCTCGTCATCTGGGTCCTCATCGTCGTCGCGATCGTCTACCGCCTGCGCCCCGGCTGAGGGGGGCTCGCGTAGCGGCTGAGTTTCGGTATCCTGGGCGAATGCGCCTGGGTGGGATCGTGCTTCTCTTTGTGCTCGGGCTCGGGTGCAAGTCGGCGGCGGTGAACGTTCCGGTCGCGGACGAGAGCTCCATCACCGCCGACGATGACGGGCCGTTCGATCCGAAGACCGGGGACGAGATCGCGGAGCTCTTCGCGCGCGTGATGCGCTCGCGGCCGCCGCCGGTGAAGCGCGCGGTGTTCCTCAAGCCCCACGCGTGCGCGACGGCGAAATTCGACATTTCCGCCGATCTGCCCGAGCGCCTCAAGGTCGGCCTCTTCGCGACGCCGGGGACGCACGACGCGTGGGTCCGCATCTCGAGCGACACCTCGCCGGCGACGCCGGACAAGGCGAACAGCACGGTGGGCTTCTCGCTGAAGGTGCTCGGCGTGCCGGGCACGAAGATCCTCGCCGGCGAGGAGGACGCGCAGACGCACGATTTCCTCACGCAGAACCACGACGTCTTCTTCGTCGACACGGCGCAGGACTTCCTCGAGTTCACGCGCGCCATCTTCGATCGCACGCTCGACCAGTACCTCGCCGCGCACCCGACGTTCGACCAGATCCTCAAGGACATGGAGAAGCCGGTCGAGAACGCGCTCGCCACGCGCTACTGGTCGACGCAGCCGTACCGCTTCGGCGACAAGGACTACGTGAAGTACGCGGTGCGCCCGTGCTCGGCGTGGCCGCCGGAGCCTCCCGCGGAGGACGAGCCGAGCTACATCCGCGCGCGCGTCGAGCGTGACCTCGCCGCGAGCGACGCGTGCTTCGATCTCCAGGTGCAGCTCCGCGGCGACGACGCCAACGCGTTCCCGCTCGACAAGGCGACCGTGCGCTGGGACGAGTCGGTGAGCGCGCCGCAGACGGTGGCGCGGATCACGATCGCGAAGCAGGACGTCGCCGCGAACGAGGCCGCCTGCGAGAACATGTCGTTCACGGCGTGGCACGCGCTGCCGGAGCATCGCCCGGTCGGCAGCATCAACAAGGCGCGCGGCATCGCGTACAAGAAGCTCGCCGACGAGCGGCGCACGAAGAACAACGTCCCGATCCGGGAGCCGCAGCCATGAGCGATCCGAAGATCACACGCCGTCAGCTCATCGGCGGAGCCGCGGCGGGCGCCGCCCTTGGCGTCGCGTGCCGGCGGGACTACTTCGCGCAGTCGGAGTCGCAGCTCAACGGGGACGAGCAGATCGTCCGCGCCGTCATCCACCCCGGCATCGGCGTCGCGCGCGTCGGCAACAGCGCCGAGGGCTTCTTCATCGGGCCCGAGGTCGTGGAGCCCACGATCACGGAGGTGGGGCAGAGCCGCGACGGGGCGGGCGCGCTCAAGCGGCAGGCCGCGCGCTTCCGCATCTACGGCTACAACGCGCAGGGGCAGATCGTCCGTGAGATCACGGGCGACAACGCCGACGTCGACTGGTTCGTGCAGCTCGCGAACAAGAAGGCGGCCTGGTACCGCTTCATCGCGGCGATGGACCTGCCGGAGTCCTCGACCCTGAAGTGCATCCGCCGCAACGCGGGCGTCACCGATCGCGCGTCGCTCGTCGCGGGCGGCGGCACGAAGACGATCAAGGGCAAGAGCATCTCGGGTCCGGCCTACCGCTTCGACACGAGGCTCTTCGGCGCGCCGGTCTCGCTCGGCGAGGTCCGCACCGACGAGCACGGCCGGCTCCTCGTCCTCGGCGGCCTCGGCAAGGCGGGCTCGCCCGAGAACAAACCGATCTACGATCCGCGCGACGGCGACAGCTTCAACAACGCGGACGGCTGGTGGGACGACATCGCGGACGGTCCCGTCAGCGCGGTGGTGCGCCTCGGCGGCCGGCAGATCCCGGTCGAGCCGGCGTGGGTCATCGTCGGTCCGCCGAACTACGCGCCCGACGTCATCGGCTGGCGCACGATGCACGATCTCCTCGTCGACACGTTCGTCGACGCGGGCATGCTCGCGCTTCCGGCCACCACGTCGTTCACGAAGGACGTGCTCCCGGCGCTGCGCCGGCTCTCGAACCTGCAGTGGGTGAACAGGGGCTTTTCGGAGGGCTACCGCAAGGGCGTCCAGTTCGACTTCGACGACGCGACGAGCATCGCGAACCTGAACCGGCGCGACGCCGACAACAAGGGATTCCGCGAGCAGATCCGGAGCTCCTTCCGCCCGCCGGGCAAGGCGCGCCGCGACTGGCCGTGGATCTACGGCGACGCGTTCGGCACCTTCGATCAGTCGCCGGCGGTCGATCTCTCGGTCGGGCATCTCCGCTCGCTCCACCTCGAGCGCTGGGCGAACGGCGACTTCATCGACGACTGGGACCCGACCGCGAAGCCGCTCCGCGCGCTCGAGCAGGTGCCGCTCGGCGAGCAGCCCGCGATGCTCGACATGGCGGCGCTCCACTTCTGCCTCGCGGACGCGTTCCACCCCGGCTGCGAGCTCACGTGGCCGATGCGCCACGCGACCATGTATTCTGCACCTTTCCGCGTCAAGCGCCGGCAGGAGAGCGACAAGGAGCCGGACTACGGCCCCGAGCTCACGCAGGCGATCGCGCTCGGCCCGAACGGCCCGCTCCACGCGCAGGCGGCGGGCGACCTCACGCGCTGGATGGCGATGCCGTGGCACGGCGACACGATCTTCTGCCGCTCCGGCTACGAGCCCCAATACGATCCGTATTTGCCGACGTTCTGGCCGGCGCGCGTCCCGAACCACGTGCTCACGGCGGAGGACTACGCGACCGCGATGAACACGTCGCTCCCGCGCGAGCAGCGCCTCGCCGCGTTCCGCAACCGCGCGAGCTGGGTGCGCCGCATGACGGGCGGCCCGCCCGCGCAGATGATGCAGATGGTCCGCGAGTGGGATCTCCTCGGCGTCGTCGAGGCGCGCCCCGGCCCCGCGAGCGATCCCGATCTCCCGGCGCAGATGTTCGTCGAGTCGCTCCCGCCGTCCGTCCGCGGCAGCGGCGGCAGCGTCCCGCTGGGCGAGACGGCCCCCCCCGGCAGCGCCGCGAGCGCAGCACAACAAGCCGGCTGGGACGACGAGGCCCAGCTCGAGGCTTTCCGTCAAATCCGCATCCGCCGCCCCCAATGATCAGGGCCGCAACGCGCCCCGAACGCGACGCGCGAGCCTGGGATTGGGCGTCAGGGACCCCAGAACCGGCCGCGGAGCGCGCGAGGGCAGGGTCGGGCGGAGCCCCAGAAGCGGCCGCTTCAGCGGGCGCGAAGCGCCCCGAGCGCGCAGCGCGAGGGCCGTGTCTGGGGTGGGGTGTCGGGGCGAAGCCCCGACGTTGAACAACTGGGACGTTGCGGTCGTGGGGGGAGGGCCGGGCGGCGCGATCGCGGCGTACGTGCTCGCGCGGGCGGGGCGGCGCGTGCTCCTTGTCGACGACGACGCGCTGGTCGAGGGCCGGGTCATCGGCGAGTCGTTGCCGGCGATCGCGGGGCATTTGCTCGGCGAGCTGGAGCTGCGTGGGCTCCTCGGCGTGCACGCTCCGGCGTTCGGCAACCTGTCGTCGTGGGGGAGCGACGACCTCGAGGCGACGGACTTCATCCACGATCCGCACGGGCACGGCTGGCACCTCGATCGCGCGAGGTTCAACCGCGACCTCCGCGAGGCCGCCGTCGCCGCGGGCGCGACGCTGCGCGCGACCCGCCTCCGCGACGCGACGCGCGGCCCCGACGGCTGGGCGCTCCGCTTCACCGACGCGGCGGCGACGGAGACCGCAGCGTGCATCATCGACGCCACCGGCCGCCGCGCCACGATCGCCCGCCGCGAAGGCGCAACACGCACGCGTGACGACGACCTCCTCGCGCTCTACGCGTGGACGTCACGACCCGCCCTCCCCAGCTCGCGGCCGCCGGAGTCCCGCGCCGCGGTGTCGTTGGACGCGCCATCCAGCCCTGGGCCGTCGGAGTCCCGCGCCGCGGCGATGCCGCCCGACCCTTCCAGTCCACCGGAGTCGCGCGAGGTGCACGGCGCGCCGCCCCCGGGGCCTCGCGGTGATACGCGCACGCTGGTCGAGGCGACGGCGAGGGGTTGGTGGTACACCGCGCCGTTGCCGGACGGCGTGCACGTCGTGGTGCTCCACGTCGGCGAGGTCGATGCGCGCGCGATGCGCGATGAGCCCGCGCGGTGGAGGGACGCGCTCGCGGCGACGCGGTTCGTGTCGGCGCGGCTCGCGGGCGCGACGTTCGCGGGGCCGCCGCAGGTGACCGAGGCGTGCGGCGCGCGGCTCGATACGTTCCTCGGTCGTGGCTGGGTCGCGACCGGCGACGCGGCGCTCTCCTTCGATCCGGTCGCGGCGCAGGGACTGTTCAATGCACTCTACACGGGCATGAAGGCGGGCATCGCGGTGGACGCCGCGCTCC
This genomic stretch from Labilithrix sp. harbors:
- a CDS encoding UbiA prenyltransferase family protein produces the protein MLAFVPPSAIWCKNDLVSSALESEPPPSVRLKRSSVVKGLIKTIRPHQWVKNLFVMAPMFFHKDLFGTSVGSGDPTLNLMVAGKAFAATAVFCLLAGAVYTINDLVDVEADRIHPVKRERPIASGVVPENMARGFAGLLVVLAFAISLGTLRLHEGTLNWAFTGVAALYFVENIAYSFKLKKVAFLDVGLISFGFVLRVLAGGYATETKVSWYMLACTAGIALFLGFGKRRHELEGATAGKQRAALEAYTKRSLTVALAVTGIATAATYVAYTLDKDTEAFFQTDKLWLTAPFTLFGIYRFLMLVSGRAGRGRKAESPTQEMLSDVPFVLNLVIWVLIVVAIVYRLRPG
- a CDS encoding LodA/GoxA family CTQ-dependent oxidase, with protein sequence MSDPKITRRQLIGGAAAGAALGVACRRDYFAQSESQLNGDEQIVRAVIHPGIGVARVGNSAEGFFIGPEVVEPTITEVGQSRDGAGALKRQAARFRIYGYNAQGQIVREITGDNADVDWFVQLANKKAAWYRFIAAMDLPESSTLKCIRRNAGVTDRASLVAGGGTKTIKGKSISGPAYRFDTRLFGAPVSLGEVRTDEHGRLLVLGGLGKAGSPENKPIYDPRDGDSFNNADGWWDDIADGPVSAVVRLGGRQIPVEPAWVIVGPPNYAPDVIGWRTMHDLLVDTFVDAGMLALPATTSFTKDVLPALRRLSNLQWVNRGFSEGYRKGVQFDFDDATSIANLNRRDADNKGFREQIRSSFRPPGKARRDWPWIYGDAFGTFDQSPAVDLSVGHLRSLHLERWANGDFIDDWDPTAKPLRALEQVPLGEQPAMLDMAALHFCLADAFHPGCELTWPMRHATMYSAPFRVKRRQESDKEPDYGPELTQAIALGPNGPLHAQAAGDLTRWMAMPWHGDTIFCRSGYEPQYDPYLPTFWPARVPNHVLTAEDYATAMNTSLPREQRLAAFRNRASWVRRMTGGPPAQMMQMVREWDLLGVVEARPGPASDPDLPAQMFVESLPPSVRGSGGSVPLGETAPPGSAASAAQQAGWDDEAQLEAFRQIRIRRPQ